A stretch of Geobacter sp. DNA encodes these proteins:
- the folD gene encoding bifunctional methylenetetrahydrofolate dehydrogenase/methenyltetrahydrofolate cyclohydrolase FolD — protein MAQLIDGKAIAAKIRSEITAEVTDLRAKGIVPGLAVVLVGDDPASAVYVRMKEKACQDVGIFSDEYKLPADTSEQELLRLIDKLNCDLRIHGILVQLPLPRQINTEKVLEAISPHKDVDGFHPYNVGRLMVGKPLFRPCTPYGVMVMLKETGVDLAGKEVVIVGRSNIVGKPVAAMCLAQHATVTICHSKTRDLAAKVGQADVLIAAVGQPEMIKGAWIKEGAVVIDVGVNRVGEKKLVGDVEFAAASERASAITPVPGGVGPMTITMLLYNTVESAKHTCKG, from the coding sequence ATGGCACAACTGATCGACGGCAAGGCAATTGCGGCAAAGATTCGAAGCGAAATCACCGCTGAGGTTACCGACCTCAGGGCAAAGGGGATCGTCCCCGGCCTGGCAGTGGTCCTGGTGGGTGATGACCCGGCCAGCGCAGTATATGTTCGGATGAAAGAAAAGGCCTGCCAGGACGTGGGTATCTTTTCCGACGAGTACAAGCTCCCGGCGGATACCAGCGAGCAGGAACTTCTCCGCCTCATCGACAAGCTCAACTGCGATCTCCGCATTCACGGCATACTGGTACAGCTCCCGCTCCCCCGACAGATCAATACTGAGAAGGTGCTGGAGGCGATCTCCCCGCACAAGGATGTGGACGGATTCCACCCCTACAACGTCGGCCGCCTGATGGTTGGCAAGCCGCTGTTCCGTCCCTGCACCCCCTATGGCGTTATGGTGATGCTGAAAGAGACCGGTGTCGACCTGGCCGGCAAGGAAGTGGTCATTGTCGGTCGCTCGAATATCGTCGGCAAACCGGTTGCTGCCATGTGCCTGGCCCAGCATGCCACAGTCACGATCTGCCACTCCAAGACCAGGGATCTGGCCGCCAAGGTAGGACAGGCGGATGTCCTGATTGCCGCCGTAGGCCAACCTGAGATGATCAAGGGAGCATGGATCAAGGAGGGTGCGGTGGTCATCGATGTGGGTGTCAACCGGGTCGGGGAAAAGAAACTGGTGGGAGACGTGGAATTCGCTGCAGCCAGCGAACGGGCATCGGCCATCACCCCGGTTCCGGGAGGGGTTGGCCCCATGACCATCACCATGCTCCTCTACAACACGGTCGAGTCGGCAAAACATACCTGCAAAGGCTGA
- a CDS encoding zinc ribbon domain-containing protein produces MPVYEYQCTACDHQFELRQKFSDEPAKECPSCGGEVKKLISSTAFTLKGGGWYAEGYGNGSKSPAPSCPASTGGSCAGCPSAAAA; encoded by the coding sequence ATGCCTGTCTACGAATACCAGTGCACCGCATGTGACCACCAGTTCGAGTTGCGCCAGAAATTTTCCGACGAGCCTGCGAAAGAATGCCCTTCCTGCGGCGGCGAAGTGAAGAAACTCATCTCGTCTACCGCGTTCACCCTCAAAGGTGGGGGCTGGTATGCTGAAGGATATGGCAACGGATCGAAGAGCCCGGCCCCGTCCTGCCCGGCCAGCACCGGCGGCAGCTGTGCAGGGTGCCCTTCGGCGGCAGCAGCCTGA
- a CDS encoding YggU family protein produces MKTTSNSSTSTGNDPSQLPFKVSRAADGVCFVVHVQPRASRTEICGLQGDELKVRLTSPPVDDAANRQLAEFIAKSLGLAKSRVTIVAGTKSRHKTVLVTGVEPGLLRTLLPCPP; encoded by the coding sequence TTGAAAACCACCTCAAACTCCTCAACGTCAACGGGGAATGACCCGTCCCAGCTCCCGTTCAAAGTGAGCCGGGCCGCAGACGGCGTCTGCTTCGTCGTCCATGTCCAGCCGCGTGCCAGCCGGACCGAGATCTGCGGGCTGCAGGGAGATGAACTGAAGGTGCGTCTCACCTCCCCCCCCGTGGACGATGCCGCCAACCGGCAGCTGGCCGAATTCATCGCCAAGAGCCTGGGGCTCGCCAAGTCCAGGGTTACCATCGTAGCCGGCACCAAATCCCGTCACAAAACAGTCCTTGTCACCGGTGTCGAACCCGGCCTGCTCCGTACCCTGCTCCCCTGCCCCCCCTGA
- a CDS encoding DivIVA domain-containing protein: MQISPLDIQQQQFKGKMLGGLDPDDVDSFLQQVSQEMEGLIRENTELKEQLRKASLELEDVRLRETSLRETMLAAQKISEEMKANAQKEGNLLISEAELKADRIVAEAENRLMQLNNQIQELRREKLQFETSFKAILENHLKLLNVNGE, translated from the coding sequence GTGCAGATATCGCCGCTCGACATCCAGCAGCAGCAGTTCAAAGGGAAGATGCTCGGCGGGCTCGACCCCGACGATGTGGATTCCTTCCTGCAGCAGGTCTCCCAGGAGATGGAAGGCCTCATCCGGGAAAATACCGAGCTGAAGGAACAGCTGCGCAAGGCGTCGCTTGAACTGGAAGATGTCCGCCTGCGCGAGACCTCGCTGCGGGAAACCATGCTGGCAGCCCAGAAGATCTCCGAGGAGATGAAGGCCAATGCGCAGAAGGAAGGGAATCTGCTCATCTCCGAGGCCGAACTCAAGGCAGACCGGATCGTCGCCGAGGCGGAAAACCGGCTCATGCAGCTGAACAACCAGATCCAGGAACTGCGCCGGGAAAAACTCCAGTTTGAAACATCGTTCAAGGCCATTCTTGAAAACCACCTCAAACTCCTCAACGTCAACGGGGAATGA
- a CDS encoding YggT family protein produces the protein MFIIANFINAIAYILDFALTIYMYILIARAILSWVNPDPYNPIVSFLYRSTEPVLQRVRRVLPNTGGLDLSPLLVILAIFFLQKFMVASLFELVNRIKFGFGG, from the coding sequence ATGTTCATCATTGCCAACTTCATCAATGCCATAGCCTACATCCTGGACTTCGCCCTGACGATCTACATGTATATCCTGATCGCCCGGGCCATTCTCTCCTGGGTGAACCCCGACCCCTACAACCCCATTGTCAGCTTCCTTTACCGGAGTACCGAACCGGTCCTGCAAAGGGTCCGCCGTGTGCTCCCCAATACCGGAGGACTCGATCTCTCACCGCTTCTGGTGATCCTTGCCATCTTCTTCCTGCAGAAATTCATGGTAGCCTCACTCTTCGAACTGGTAAACCGTATCAAATTCGGCTTCGGGGGCTAA
- a CDS encoding ABC transporter permease subunit: MFDRLKAMLIKEFTQILRDPKMRFVIFGVPVVQIVLFGYAVNTDVKHITTAVYDLDKSATSRELVAQLQRSGYFDITEQIERVGRIRELMDQGEVRAAVQIDPGFEDDIRGGRTASLQIIVDGTDPNTAGIVLSHAVKIASRFSDQILTQRMVRQGDLLRTLPQVDLESRAWFNDNLESRNYYVPGVTALMVLITTMMLSSMAVVREKEIGTMEQIIVTPIRRWEFILGKTIPFIIIGYINLSIVVLMARFWFQIPFRGSLLLLFAATGLYLMSTLGFGLFISTISRTQQQAMMSSFMFTFPAMLLSGFAFPIENMPPAIQYATYINPLRYFLVIIRGIFLKGVGPDILWPQLLGLFILGSIILAFAVQRFRKQLS; encoded by the coding sequence GTGTTCGACCGCCTGAAGGCCATGCTGATCAAGGAGTTTACCCAGATCCTCCGCGATCCCAAGATGCGCTTCGTCATCTTCGGCGTGCCGGTGGTGCAGATCGTCCTGTTCGGCTACGCCGTGAACACCGACGTCAAACACATCACCACAGCAGTCTATGACCTGGACAAGAGCGCCACCAGCCGTGAGCTGGTTGCCCAACTGCAACGTTCCGGCTACTTCGATATCACGGAACAGATAGAGCGTGTCGGACGGATACGGGAGCTCATGGACCAGGGGGAGGTCCGGGCGGCAGTCCAGATCGACCCCGGTTTCGAGGACGACATCAGGGGAGGCCGCACAGCCTCCCTGCAGATCATCGTGGACGGCACCGACCCGAATACCGCTGGCATCGTCCTCTCCCATGCGGTCAAGATCGCCAGCCGTTTCAGCGACCAGATCCTGACCCAGCGCATGGTCCGGCAGGGAGACCTCCTCCGGACGCTGCCGCAGGTCGACCTGGAAAGCCGGGCCTGGTTCAACGATAACCTGGAAAGCCGCAACTACTACGTTCCCGGCGTGACCGCCCTGATGGTGCTCATCACCACCATGATGCTCTCCAGCATGGCCGTGGTGCGGGAAAAGGAGATCGGCACCATGGAGCAGATCATCGTCACCCCGATCCGGCGCTGGGAGTTCATCCTCGGCAAGACAATACCGTTCATCATCATCGGCTATATCAACCTCTCAATCGTCGTCCTGATGGCGCGGTTCTGGTTCCAAATCCCCTTCCGCGGCAGCCTGCTCCTGCTCTTTGCCGCAACCGGTCTCTACCTGATGAGTACGCTCGGCTTCGGACTCTTCATCTCCACCATCAGCCGGACCCAGCAACAGGCGATGATGAGCTCCTTCATGTTCACCTTTCCGGCCATGCTCCTCTCCGGTTTCGCCTTCCCCATCGAAAACATGCCGCCCGCCATTCAGTACGCGACCTACATCAATCCGCTCCGCTACTTTCTGGTCATCATCCGCGGAATCTTCCTCAAGGGGGTCGGGCCGGACATCCTCTGGCCCCAGCTCCTGGGGCTTTTCATCCTTGGCTCGATCATACTCGCCTTTGCGGTACAGCGTTTCCGCAAGCAGCTGTCATGA
- a CDS encoding ABC transporter permease subunit — protein sequence MKLQRVRAVAKKEYLHIIRDVRSLIMGLALPMLLLFMFGYALTLDVDKVPLVVWDQSETPASRDFIGRFSGSRYFQLVEHVSDYQAVERAIDRRDALIALVLPVDFGRAGTSGKPIRIQVIVDGSDSNTATIALGYAENIVRLYAADIVVAQSRRMTGTAPRPPLDIRPRVWFNDDMISRNAIVPGLIAVIMMVIAAFLTSLTIAREWETGTMEQLISTPLRGPELILGKLLPYFVIGLIDLALSVVVGRFVFDVPLRGELWLLLGMAILFLFGALSLGMLISIVGRSQFASSQFAMVATLLPAFLLSGFVFPIANMPKFLQIVTHIIPARYLVTILRGIYLKGVGLSVLWREAALLALFGITVRILAILKFRKKIE from the coding sequence ATGAAGCTGCAACGGGTACGGGCCGTCGCCAAAAAGGAATACCTGCACATCATCCGCGATGTGCGCAGCCTGATCATGGGGCTAGCCCTGCCGATGCTGCTCCTGTTCATGTTCGGCTACGCTCTCACCCTGGATGTGGACAAGGTGCCGCTGGTGGTCTGGGACCAGAGCGAAACCCCGGCCAGCCGCGATTTCATCGGTCGTTTCAGCGGCTCACGCTACTTCCAGCTCGTAGAGCACGTCAGCGACTACCAGGCCGTGGAACGGGCCATTGACCGGCGCGACGCCCTCATCGCCCTGGTGCTGCCGGTCGATTTCGGCCGGGCAGGCACGTCCGGCAAACCTATCCGCATCCAGGTCATCGTGGACGGCAGCGACTCGAATACCGCCACTATTGCCCTCGGCTATGCGGAAAACATCGTCCGGCTCTATGCTGCCGACATCGTTGTTGCCCAGAGCCGGCGCATGACCGGAACCGCACCGCGACCGCCGCTGGACATACGGCCGCGGGTCTGGTTCAACGATGACATGATCTCGCGCAACGCCATTGTCCCCGGCCTCATCGCCGTCATCATGATGGTTATCGCCGCCTTTCTCACCTCCCTGACCATTGCCCGCGAGTGGGAAACCGGCACCATGGAGCAGCTGATCTCCACCCCTCTGCGCGGCCCGGAGCTGATCCTCGGCAAACTGCTCCCCTACTTCGTCATCGGCCTGATAGACCTGGCACTGTCCGTGGTGGTGGGGCGTTTCGTGTTTGACGTCCCGCTCAGAGGAGAGCTCTGGCTGTTGCTCGGCATGGCGATCCTGTTCCTGTTCGGCGCCCTCTCCCTTGGGATGCTGATCAGCATCGTCGGGCGGAGCCAGTTCGCCTCCAGCCAGTTCGCCATGGTGGCGACACTGCTGCCAGCCTTTCTCCTTTCCGGCTTTGTCTTTCCCATTGCCAACATGCCCAAGTTCCTCCAGATCGTCACCCATATCATCCCGGCCCGCTATCTGGTCACGATCCTGCGTGGCATCTATCTGAAGGGGGTGGGGCTTTCCGTCCTCTGGCGTGAAGCGGCATTGCTGGCACTGTTCGGAATTACGGTGCGGATCCTGGCAATCCTGAAGTTCCGGAAAAAAATCGAGTGA
- a CDS encoding ATP-binding cassette domain-containing protein yields the protein MTKDNEEFAVSLRDLSKRFGDFQAVSHVSLDVKRGEIFGFLGPNGAGKSTTIRMLCGILTPSDGTGTVAGFDINRQAEEIKSNIGYMSQRFSLYEDLTVEENIDFYSGIYRIAPDRKRERKEWVVEMSGLAEHRHSRTATLSGGWKQRLALGCAILHEPPIIFLDEPTSGVDPISRRNFWDLIYRLAGEGVTVFVTTHYMDEAEYCDRLGLIYRGELIALGSPGELKTDQMGEEIVELSCDRPQDALEIIEALPGVRHVALFGRGVHAVVEDAGAAIPLIADSLMQAGFPALRPERIVPSLEDVFVSLIEARDRAEEPQREFAR from the coding sequence ATGACCAAGGATAACGAGGAGTTCGCCGTATCGCTGCGCGATCTCTCGAAGCGCTTCGGCGATTTCCAGGCGGTCAGCCATGTCAGCCTGGATGTGAAGCGGGGGGAGATATTCGGCTTCCTCGGTCCCAACGGCGCCGGCAAATCGACCACCATCCGGATGCTCTGCGGCATCCTGACCCCTTCCGACGGAACCGGAACCGTGGCAGGTTTCGACATCAACCGGCAGGCCGAAGAGATCAAGTCCAACATCGGCTACATGAGCCAGCGTTTTTCCCTCTACGAGGATCTGACGGTAGAGGAGAATATCGACTTCTACAGCGGCATCTACCGGATTGCACCGGACAGGAAGCGAGAGCGCAAGGAATGGGTCGTCGAGATGTCCGGGCTTGCCGAACACCGGCACTCCAGGACCGCCACGCTCTCCGGCGGCTGGAAGCAGCGGCTGGCGCTGGGGTGCGCCATCCTCCACGAACCTCCCATCATCTTCCTCGACGAGCCGACCTCCGGGGTGGACCCGATCAGCAGGCGCAATTTCTGGGACCTGATCTACCGCCTGGCCGGCGAAGGGGTCACGGTCTTCGTCACCACCCACTACATGGATGAAGCCGAATACTGCGACCGCCTCGGCCTGATCTACCGCGGTGAGCTGATAGCCCTCGGTTCGCCGGGAGAACTGAAAACAGACCAGATGGGGGAGGAGATCGTGGAACTATCCTGTGACCGCCCGCAGGATGCCCTGGAGATCATTGAGGCGCTCCCCGGCGTGCGCCATGTCGCCCTATTCGGCCGGGGGGTGCATGCGGTGGTCGAAGATGCCGGCGCAGCGATCCCGCTCATTGCCGACAGTCTCATGCAGGCCGGATTCCCGGCTCTGCGGCCGGAGCGGATCGTCCCCTCGCTGGAGGATGTCTTTGTTTCGCTCATCGAAGCGCGCGACCGGGCGGAAGAGCCACAACGGGAATTTGCCCGCTAG
- a CDS encoding ATP-binding cassette domain-containing protein codes for MDAVRIDNLCKRFGTNTAVDNLTLSVAQGELFGLVGSDGAGKTTTMRMLVGIMDPSAGSASVMGRDTVRESEELKDDIGYMSQRFGLYQDLTVLENIHFYADIFGIPKQGREDKVERLLAFSNLTPFKRRQAGNLSGGMKQKLGLACALIHTPRVLFLDEPTNGVDPVSRRDFWRILYQLLKEGVTIFVTTAYLDEADRCNRVGLIHKGRLLACDTPDRLRSLMRGTILEIRSDNARLTARLLRDRFPDTSVGLFGDRVHLVSADPDRVTDLVNGLLTAAGVTLQGIRPIEPSLEDVFVSVLQEEESGAGHDQG; via the coding sequence ATGGATGCGGTCAGGATAGACAACCTCTGCAAACGCTTCGGCACCAACACGGCCGTCGACAACCTGACCCTCTCCGTTGCGCAAGGGGAACTGTTCGGCCTGGTCGGCTCCGACGGCGCAGGTAAGACCACCACCATGCGCATGCTCGTCGGCATCATGGACCCCTCTGCTGGCTCGGCATCGGTCATGGGGCGGGATACGGTCCGCGAGTCCGAAGAGCTCAAGGACGACATCGGCTACATGAGCCAGCGCTTCGGCCTCTACCAGGACCTGACGGTCCTCGAAAACATCCACTTCTACGCCGACATCTTCGGCATCCCGAAGCAAGGCCGGGAGGACAAGGTCGAACGCCTCCTCGCCTTCAGCAACCTGACGCCGTTCAAGCGCCGGCAGGCAGGAAACCTCTCCGGCGGGATGAAGCAAAAGTTGGGACTTGCCTGCGCCCTGATCCATACCCCCAGGGTGCTCTTTCTCGACGAACCGACCAATGGCGTCGATCCGGTCTCCCGCCGCGATTTCTGGCGCATCCTCTACCAGCTCCTCAAGGAGGGGGTCACCATCTTCGTCACCACCGCCTATCTCGATGAGGCGGATCGCTGCAACCGGGTCGGTCTCATCCACAAGGGGAGGCTTTTGGCCTGCGACACCCCGGATCGTCTGCGCAGCCTCATGAGGGGGACCATCCTGGAAATCAGGTCCGATAATGCCCGGCTCACGGCACGGCTGTTACGCGACCGTTTTCCCGACACGTCTGTCGGTCTCTTCGGCGACCGTGTGCACCTGGTCTCCGCTGATCCGGATCGGGTGACGGACTTGGTGAATGGGCTCCTTACGGCAGCGGGGGTCACCCTCCAGGGGATACGCCCCATCGAACCGAGCCTGGAGGATGTGTTTGTCTCCGTCCTGCAGGAGGAAGAGTCAGGAGCCGGGCATGACCAAGGATAA
- a CDS encoding HlyD family efflux transporter periplasmic adaptor subunit: protein MTASRRIIVAAAVVILVAVAIIILFRHPSPSSSTLTVSGTVEATTVTVGFKVNGRLKERLVDEGATVKVGQLLARLETDDLEQEVALRRAELEAAMAVLAELEAGSRSEEIAQARAALDRAEAEENRLTADFARQEELYQREVISTHDFEAARSAFLMAKAQARELRERLGMVRKGPRIETIRQARARVGSARAALELASNRLDDAALFSPTAGSVLAKHQEPGELVNTGTPVLTIGDLESVWIRAYIPETDLGRVKLGQTARITGDTFPGRAYQGTVSFISPEAEFTPKNVQTEKERVKLVYRIKITAPNPHHELKPGMPVNAELTLK from the coding sequence GTGACCGCTTCCCGACGCATCATTGTTGCCGCTGCCGTCGTTATCCTTGTGGCCGTGGCGATCATCATACTGTTTCGACACCCTTCCCCCTCATCGTCCACACTCACGGTTTCAGGAACTGTGGAAGCCACCACAGTGACGGTGGGGTTCAAGGTAAATGGCCGGCTCAAGGAGCGGCTGGTCGATGAGGGCGCGACCGTAAAGGTGGGCCAGCTCCTGGCCAGACTGGAGACCGACGACCTCGAGCAGGAGGTTGCCCTGCGCCGGGCAGAACTTGAGGCAGCCATGGCAGTTCTTGCCGAACTGGAGGCAGGTTCGAGGAGCGAAGAGATTGCCCAGGCCCGAGCCGCCCTTGACAGGGCTGAAGCCGAGGAAAACCGGCTGACAGCCGATTTCGCACGACAGGAAGAGCTCTACCAGCGGGAAGTCATATCAACCCACGATTTTGAAGCTGCGCGTAGCGCCTTTTTGATGGCCAAGGCCCAGGCGCGCGAATTGCGCGAACGGCTGGGCATGGTCAGGAAAGGTCCGCGCATCGAGACCATCAGGCAGGCACGGGCCAGGGTGGGAAGCGCTCGGGCGGCCCTGGAGCTGGCCAGCAATCGCCTGGATGATGCCGCCCTGTTTTCCCCTACTGCAGGAAGCGTCCTGGCCAAACACCAGGAACCGGGTGAACTGGTGAATACGGGCACGCCGGTACTGACCATCGGCGATCTCGAATCGGTCTGGATCAGGGCCTATATCCCCGAAACCGACTTGGGCAGGGTGAAGCTGGGCCAGACAGCCCGGATCACCGGCGATACCTTTCCGGGTCGTGCCTACCAAGGTACCGTCAGTTTCATCTCCCCCGAAGCGGAATTCACACCCAAGAACGTCCAGACCGAGAAGGAGCGGGTCAAGCTCGTCTACCGCATCAAGATCACCGCCCCCAACCCGCACCATGAGCTGAAACCGGGGATGCCGGTAAACGCCGAACTGACACTCAAGTAA
- a CDS encoding ABC transporter permease subunit, whose amino-acid sequence MIRYLTKRLLMMIPLLLGITLITFTVIHLAPGEPVEMQVAMNPKVSAEARQRLREFYGLDKPLPVQYGNWLKRLAHLDFGNSFAPDNRPVIDKIKERIPVTVSLNLIALCIEFGLAIPIGILAAIHRNSLLDKGITIFVFIGFAVPTFWLALLLMYFFGVKLGWLPISGLHSLGSEQWGLLARLWDLAKHLILPLAVASFGSLAGLSRFMRSTMLEVIGQDYIVTARAKGLSERAVIFRHALRNALLPVITLLGFSLPGLIGGSVIFETIFAIPGMGQLFYQGVMSRDYPLVMGILVIGAGLTLVGNLLADVCYALADPRIRQGRS is encoded by the coding sequence ATGATCCGCTATCTGACCAAACGTCTCCTGATGATGATCCCCCTGCTCCTGGGGATCACCCTTATCACGTTCACGGTGATCCACCTGGCCCCTGGCGAACCGGTGGAGATGCAGGTGGCGATGAACCCCAAGGTATCGGCCGAAGCCCGACAGCGTCTCCGGGAATTCTACGGCCTGGACAAGCCGTTGCCCGTCCAGTACGGCAACTGGCTCAAGCGGCTGGCCCACCTGGATTTCGGCAACTCTTTTGCCCCCGATAACCGGCCGGTCATCGACAAGATCAAGGAACGGATACCCGTCACCGTCTCCCTCAACCTGATTGCGCTCTGCATCGAGTTCGGCCTGGCCATACCGATCGGCATCCTGGCGGCAATCCACCGCAATTCACTGCTGGACAAAGGGATCACCATCTTCGTCTTTATCGGTTTCGCCGTGCCGACGTTCTGGCTGGCACTGTTGCTCATGTACTTTTTCGGGGTGAAACTCGGCTGGCTGCCCATCTCGGGACTTCACTCCCTGGGGAGCGAGCAGTGGGGCCTGTTAGCCAGGCTCTGGGACCTGGCCAAACACCTGATACTCCCGCTGGCGGTCGCCTCGTTCGGCAGCCTGGCAGGCCTCTCCCGGTTCATGCGCTCGACCATGCTGGAAGTGATCGGCCAGGACTATATCGTGACAGCACGGGCCAAGGGGCTGTCGGAACGAGCCGTTATCTTCCGTCACGCGTTGCGCAATGCCCTTCTACCGGTCATCACCCTGCTCGGCTTTTCGCTCCCCGGCCTGATCGGCGGCAGCGTCATCTTCGAGACGATCTTCGCCATTCCCGGCATGGGTCAGCTCTTCTATCAAGGGGTCATGTCGAGGGATTATCCGCTGGTAATGGGGATTCTGGTGATCGGAGCCGGTTTGACGCTGGTGGGAAACCTGCTGGCAGATGTCTGTTATGCGCTTGCCGACCCGCGCATCAGACAGGGGAGGAGCTAA
- a CDS encoding peptide-binding protein: protein MRFRWALCLLLFILACGCTDREPKPALRLHRSAGPPAYGDTLIVGAIGEASTLIPLLASDSVSHEVASLIYSSLVRYDKNLKLEGELAERWDVSPDGLTITFHLRRGVKWHDGHEFTSRDVMYTYRVTIDPKTPTAYAEDFKQVKQATAPDPYTFRVTYDKPFAPALESWAASILPAHLLEGTDITKSPLSRKPVGTGPYRFKEWTAAQKIELESFHDYFEGRPYIDRYVYRFIPDTSTMYMELKAGGIDMMALTPVQYQRQTTSADFLARFAKYRYPASVYTYLGYNLRHPLFRDKRVRQAITLAISKDEIVQGVLLGMGQVAHGPYKPGTWAFNPTVKDLGYDPQRAARLLAEVGWSKRNQDGILTRNGKPFQFTILTNQGNDQRLKTALIIQQRLKAVGIDVKIRVVEWASFLKNFIDKGDFEAIVMGWTIPQDPDLFDVWHSSKTGPKELNFVGFKNAEVDRLIEEGRSTFDLERRKRCYWRIQEILADEQPYTFLFVPDALPVVNARFHGIEPAPAGITYNMIKWYVPKDEQLH, encoded by the coding sequence ATGAGGTTCCGGTGGGCCCTCTGCCTGCTGCTGTTCATCCTTGCCTGCGGTTGCACCGATAGAGAACCGAAGCCGGCACTGCGGCTCCATCGCTCCGCCGGCCCCCCTGCCTATGGCGATACCCTGATCGTCGGCGCTATCGGCGAGGCATCCACGCTCATCCCCCTGCTTGCCTCGGACAGCGTCTCACATGAAGTTGCCAGCCTGATCTACAGCAGCCTGGTCCGGTACGACAAGAACCTGAAACTGGAAGGAGAACTGGCAGAGCGGTGGGACGTGTCGCCGGACGGCCTCACCATAACCTTCCATTTGCGTCGGGGTGTGAAATGGCATGACGGCCACGAATTCACCTCACGCGATGTCATGTACACCTACCGGGTCACCATCGACCCCAAGACCCCCACCGCCTATGCCGAAGACTTCAAACAGGTAAAACAGGCGACAGCTCCGGACCCCTACACCTTCAGGGTGACCTACGACAAGCCCTTTGCCCCGGCCCTGGAATCATGGGCAGCATCGATCCTCCCGGCGCATCTCCTCGAAGGGACCGATATCACCAAGAGCCCCCTATCCCGAAAACCGGTCGGAACAGGTCCCTACCGCTTCAAGGAATGGACCGCCGCCCAGAAGATCGAGCTTGAGTCATTCCATGACTATTTCGAAGGCCGGCCTTACATCGACCGTTACGTTTATCGGTTTATTCCCGATACCTCCACCATGTACATGGAGCTGAAGGCCGGCGGCATCGACATGATGGCGCTTACGCCGGTCCAATACCAGCGCCAGACAACAAGCGCCGATTTTCTCGCGCGCTTCGCCAAATACCGTTATCCTGCCTCCGTTTACACCTATCTGGGATACAACCTGCGCCACCCCCTTTTCCGGGACAAACGGGTACGGCAGGCGATCACCCTGGCCATCAGCAAGGACGAAATCGTGCAGGGCGTATTGCTGGGAATGGGCCAGGTGGCCCACGGCCCTTACAAGCCGGGCACCTGGGCCTTTAACCCGACGGTCAAGGATTTGGGATACGATCCGCAACGGGCAGCCCGGCTCCTTGCCGAGGTGGGGTGGAGCAAACGGAATCAAGACGGTATCCTGACCAGAAACGGAAAACCGTTTCAGTTCACCATTCTGACTAATCAGGGGAACGACCAGCGGCTGAAAACCGCCCTGATCATCCAGCAACGTCTGAAAGCGGTGGGAATCGACGTGAAGATCAGGGTGGTGGAGTGGGCATCGTTTCTGAAAAACTTCATCGACAAGGGGGATTTCGAGGCCATTGTCATGGGGTGGACCATCCCGCAGGACCCGGATCTGTTCGATGTCTGGCATTCCAGCAAGACCGGCCCCAAAGAACTCAATTTCGTCGGCTTCAAGAACGCCGAAGTGGATCGGCTGATAGAAGAAGGGAGAAGCACCTTCGACCTGGAACGCCGGAAACGCTGCTATTGGCGGATCCAGGAGATCCTGGCGGACGAGCAGCCCTATACCTTCCTCTTCGTTCCCGATGCCCTTCCCGTGGTAAATGCCCGTTTCCACGGCATTGAACCGGCCCCGGCAGGGATCACTTATAACATGATCAAGTGGTACGTCCCCAAGGATGAGCAACTGCACTGA